One Deinococcus carri genomic window carries:
- the nusB gene encoding transcription antitermination factor NusB — protein sequence MTRRRERAQQPVGTRRAAREFAFRVLFEAERGALPLPAVFTRAEGAMREGDDTFPQLNAEALAFAHQLVEGLGRHREDVDATLRRTIRGWDFEQMAQTDLNVLRLATFELLYTPEPHPPVIESAVRIARKFGGEDSGRFVNGVLGGLSRSLKTAPRAPQTGDDEAGPQE from the coding sequence TTGACCCGCCGCCGTGAACGCGCCCAGCAGCCCGTCGGCACCCGCCGCGCGGCCCGCGAGTTCGCCTTCCGCGTGCTGTTCGAGGCCGAGCGCGGCGCGCTGCCCCTCCCGGCCGTCTTTACCCGCGCCGAGGGGGCCATGCGCGAGGGCGACGACACCTTCCCGCAACTGAATGCCGAGGCCCTGGCCTTTGCCCATCAACTGGTGGAGGGCCTGGGCCGCCACCGCGAGGACGTGGACGCCACCCTGCGCCGCACCATCCGCGGCTGGGACTTCGAGCAGATGGCCCAGACCGACCTGAACGTGCTGCGCCTCGCCACCTTCGAGCTGCTGTACACGCCCGAACCCCACCCCCCCGTCATCGAGAGTGCCGTGCGCATCGCCCGCAAGTTCGGCGGTGAGGACTCGGGCCGCTTCGTGAACGGCGTGCTGGGTGGCCTCAGCCGCAGCCTGAAAACCGCCCCCCGCGCCCCCCAGACCGGGGACGACGAGGCCGGGCCGCAGGAGTGA
- the uvrA gene encoding excinuclease ABC subunit UvrA produces the protein MQNQNLIVRGAREHNLKNVTVELPRDQFVVITGVSGSGKSTLAFDTIYAEGQRRYVESLSAYARQFLGLMEKPDVESIEGLSPAISIDQKTTSHNPRSTVGTVTEIHDYLRLLYARVGTPYCPICGRKIEKQSPSEITDRLLTQFADARAILLAPVVRGRKGEYRKLFGDLRREGFARVRVDGTLYELEEAEKLKLEKFEKHDVDVVVDRVTLRESDRSRIAESVELGLRRGEGLLRVLMPDSGAEELYSEKFACPEHGSVLEELEPRSFSFNNPYGACPDCAGLGHKQEFAPELVVDEKLSIAEGAILPWSKKGTGGGVYYWDKLKALAEHLEFDLKTPWRDLPQNAKEAILHGPGEPFEVVYRRGGKETMRFTTEFEGVLTNLERRYADTESEFMREKLEELMELRPCPTCGGTRYKPEILAVRVGGLNISQASGMSVLEADGFFTGLQEGTLDHAAIEPHLHEHLGGTAKAHAPRRYEYGLNEFGSAVAAPILKAIRTRLKFLVDVGLDYLSLDRTANTLSGGEAQRIRLATQVGSGLTGVLYVLDEPSIGLHPKDNGRLIGTLKNLRDLGNTLIVVEHDEDTMMEADYLVDMGPGAGVHGGEVVAVGTPAEVRDNPQSLTGKYLRGDLKIEVPELRRRGNGKKLKVFGAREHNLRDVDIELPLGTMTVVTGPSGSGKSTLIHDILHATLARELNGAKTNPGRYDRIEGMEYLDKVIEIDQSPIGRTPRSNPATYTGVFTEVRDLFTRTPEARRRGYQAGRFSFNVKGGRCEHCKGDGVMKIEMNFLPDIYVPCEVCKGARYNRETLEVKYNGKNISEVLDMTVEDARTFFENIPGIERKMSLLCDVGLGYMKIGQPSTTLSGGEAQRIKLASELSKRATGKTIYILDEPTTGLHFEDVRKLLEVLARLVEGGNTLVVIEHNLDVMKCADHIIDLGPEGGVRGGTIVATGTPEELAAHPTSYTGEYLRRVPGIVPAGSGAEEPELTLAAPARKTRAKKAVGA, from the coding sequence TTGCAGAACCAGAACCTGATTGTGCGCGGGGCGCGGGAACACAACCTCAAGAACGTGACGGTGGAGCTGCCGCGCGACCAGTTCGTGGTGATCACCGGGGTGTCGGGCAGCGGCAAGAGCACGCTGGCCTTCGACACCATCTACGCCGAGGGCCAGCGCCGCTATGTCGAATCCTTAAGCGCCTACGCGCGGCAGTTCCTGGGGCTGATGGAAAAGCCGGACGTGGAGAGCATCGAGGGCCTCTCTCCCGCCATCTCCATCGACCAGAAAACCACCAGCCACAACCCGCGCAGCACGGTGGGCACCGTTACCGAGATTCACGATTACCTGCGCCTGCTGTACGCCCGCGTGGGCACGCCCTACTGCCCCATCTGCGGGCGCAAGATCGAGAAGCAGAGTCCCAGCGAGATCACCGACCGGCTGCTGACGCAGTTTGCGGACGCGCGGGCCATTCTGCTGGCCCCCGTCGTGCGCGGGCGCAAGGGCGAGTACCGCAAGCTGTTCGGGGACTTGCGGCGCGAGGGCTTTGCGCGCGTGCGGGTGGACGGCACCCTCTACGAGCTGGAGGAAGCCGAGAAGCTGAAGCTGGAGAAGTTCGAGAAGCACGACGTGGATGTGGTGGTGGACCGTGTGACCCTGCGCGAGTCCGACCGCAGCCGCATTGCGGAGAGCGTGGAACTCGGCCTGCGGCGGGGCGAGGGCCTGCTGCGCGTGCTGATGCCGGACTCGGGCGCGGAGGAGCTGTACTCCGAGAAGTTCGCCTGCCCGGAACACGGCAGCGTGCTGGAGGAACTCGAACCGCGCTCCTTCTCCTTCAACAACCCCTACGGCGCGTGCCCCGACTGCGCCGGTCTGGGCCACAAGCAGGAGTTCGCGCCCGAGCTGGTGGTGGACGAGAAGCTCAGCATCGCGGAAGGCGCGATTCTGCCCTGGAGCAAGAAGGGTACCGGCGGCGGCGTGTACTACTGGGACAAGCTCAAGGCGCTGGCCGAGCACCTGGAGTTCGACCTCAAGACGCCCTGGCGCGACCTGCCGCAGAACGCGAAAGAGGCCATCCTGCACGGGCCGGGCGAACCCTTCGAGGTGGTCTACCGCCGGGGCGGCAAGGAAACCATGCGGTTTACCACCGAGTTCGAGGGCGTGCTGACCAACCTGGAGCGGCGCTACGCCGACACCGAATCCGAGTTCATGCGCGAGAAGCTCGAAGAACTGATGGAACTCCGGCCCTGCCCCACCTGCGGCGGCACGCGCTACAAGCCCGAGATTCTGGCGGTGCGGGTGGGCGGCCTGAACATCTCGCAGGCGAGCGGCATGAGCGTGCTGGAGGCCGACGGTTTCTTCACCGGCCTTCAGGAAGGCACGCTGGACCACGCGGCGATTGAACCCCACCTGCACGAGCACCTGGGCGGCACGGCGAAGGCGCACGCGCCCCGGCGCTACGAGTACGGCCTGAACGAGTTCGGCTCGGCGGTCGCCGCGCCCATCCTCAAGGCCATCCGCACCCGGCTGAAGTTCCTGGTGGACGTGGGGCTGGACTACCTCAGCCTCGACCGCACCGCGAACACGCTGAGCGGCGGGGAGGCGCAGCGCATCCGCCTCGCCACGCAGGTCGGCTCGGGCCTGACGGGCGTGCTGTACGTGCTGGACGAACCCTCCATCGGCCTGCATCCCAAGGACAACGGGCGGCTGATCGGCACCCTCAAGAACCTGCGCGACCTGGGCAACACCTTGATCGTCGTCGAACACGACGAGGACACCATGATGGAGGCCGACTACCTGGTGGACATGGGGCCGGGCGCGGGCGTCCACGGCGGCGAGGTGGTGGCGGTCGGCACACCCGCCGAGGTGCGCGACAACCCCCAGAGCCTGACCGGCAAGTACCTGCGCGGCGACCTCAAGATCGAGGTCCCTGAGCTGCGGCGGCGCGGCAACGGGAAGAAGCTCAAGGTCTTCGGGGCGCGCGAACACAACCTCAGGGATGTCGATATAGAACTGCCGCTGGGCACCATGACCGTGGTGACCGGGCCGAGCGGGTCGGGCAAGTCGACGCTGATTCACGACATCCTGCACGCCACGCTGGCGCGCGAGCTGAACGGCGCGAAGACCAATCCCGGCAGATACGACCGCATCGAGGGGATGGAGTACCTCGACAAGGTGATCGAGATCGACCAGTCGCCCATCGGGCGCACGCCACGCTCCAACCCGGCGACGTACACGGGCGTCTTTACCGAGGTGCGCGACCTGTTCACCCGCACGCCGGAAGCGCGGCGGCGCGGCTACCAGGCCGGGCGCTTTTCCTTCAACGTGAAGGGCGGGCGCTGCGAGCACTGCAAGGGCGACGGTGTGATGAAGATCGAGATGAACTTCCTGCCCGACATCTACGTGCCGTGCGAGGTCTGCAAGGGGGCCAGGTACAACCGCGAGACGCTGGAAGTGAAGTACAACGGCAAGAACATCAGCGAGGTGCTGGACATGACCGTGGAGGACGCCCGCACCTTCTTCGAGAACATTCCCGGCATCGAGCGCAAGATGAGCCTGCTGTGCGACGTGGGCCTGGGCTACATGAAGATCGGGCAGCCCTCCACGACCCTCTCGGGCGGCGAGGCGCAGCGCATCAAGCTGGCCTCCGAGCTGTCCAAGCGCGCCACCGGCAAGACCATCTACATCCTCGACGAGCCGACGACCGGGCTGCACTTCGAGGACGTGCGCAAGCTGCTGGAGGTGCTCGCGCGGCTGGTGGAGGGCGGAAACACGCTGGTGGTCATCGAGCATAATCTCGATGTGATGAAGTGCGCCGACCACATCATTGACCTGGGGCCGGAAGGCGGGGTGCGCGGCGGCACCATCGTGGCGACCGGCACCCCCGAGGAACTGGCCGCCCACCCCACCAGCTATACCGGCGAGTACCTGCGCCGCGTGCCGGGCATCGTGCCTGCCGGGAGCGGGGCCGAAGAACCCGAGCTGACCCTGGCCGCCCCCGCCAGGAAAACCCGCGCGAAGAAGGCGGTCGGGGCGTGA
- a CDS encoding SDR family oxidoreductase, producing the protein MTRKSKASPPAPEVPPSPGPDGVVIVTGAARGIGRAVAELYAERGHPVLSADLTLPPPLRGQARVKADVSTAAGRERILRAARELGTVGVLVNNAAYQGAHGGVLEVSERGWSRTLAVNLTAPLLLTRALVELMPPGSAVVNIASVQGLFAEQGNAAYNASKGGLVNLTRAAALDLAPRGIRVNAVAPGAIATEAVLAAIRQSQDPEQTRRDYEDLHALRRLGEPREVAQAVYFLGSREASFLTGAIVPVDGGMTASFMMAGRPV; encoded by the coding sequence ATGACGCGCAAGAGCAAGGCCAGCCCACCCGCGCCGGAAGTTCCCCCGTCTCCGGGGCCGGATGGCGTGGTGATCGTGACAGGTGCGGCGCGGGGTATCGGTCGCGCGGTCGCGGAACTCTACGCCGAACGGGGGCACCCGGTCCTGAGCGCTGACCTGACGTTGCCGCCGCCCCTGCGCGGGCAGGCGCGAGTGAAGGCCGACGTGAGCACCGCCGCGGGCCGCGAACGTATCCTGCGCGCGGCGCGTGAGCTGGGCACGGTGGGCGTCCTGGTCAACAATGCCGCGTACCAGGGTGCCCACGGCGGCGTGCTGGAGGTCAGCGAACGCGGCTGGAGCCGCACCCTGGCCGTCAACCTCACCGCGCCGCTGCTCCTCACCCGCGCCCTGGTCGAGCTGATGCCGCCCGGCAGTGCCGTCGTGAACATCGCCAGCGTGCAGGGCCTCTTTGCCGAGCAGGGCAACGCCGCCTACAACGCCAGCAAGGGCGGCCTGGTCAACCTCACCCGCGCCGCCGCCCTCGACCTCGCGCCGCGCGGCATCCGCGTGAACGCCGTCGCCCCCGGCGCGATTGCCACCGAGGCCGTCCTCGCCGCCATCCGCCAGAGCCAGGACCCCGAACAGACCCGCCGCGACTACGAGGACCTCCACGCCCTGCGCCGCCTGGGCGAACCCCGCGAGGTGGCCCAGGCCGTGTACTTCCTGGGCAGCCGCGAGGCCAGCTTCCTGACCGGCGCAATCGTGCCCGTGGACGGCGGCATGACGGCCAGCTTCATGATGGCGGGGCGGCCGGTGTAG
- a CDS encoding Asp23/Gls24 family envelope stress response protein: MDVEISKSVLTDITAGALEGIEGIEVANAPLRVGEVLRQQGTARRSRALRVTREGGQVSVDVGLNVEYGRNLVQLAHQAQRAVCENVELMTGLKVKAVNVTVLGVVLPRGAAA, from the coding sequence ATGGATGTGGAGATCAGCAAGAGTGTCCTGACGGACATCACGGCAGGGGCGCTGGAAGGCATCGAGGGCATCGAGGTGGCAAATGCGCCCCTCAGGGTGGGCGAGGTATTGCGCCAGCAGGGCACCGCCCGCCGTTCCCGCGCGCTGCGGGTCACGCGCGAGGGGGGCCAGGTCAGTGTCGACGTGGGCCTGAACGTGGAATACGGCCGCAACCTGGTCCAGCTCGCCCATCAGGCGCAGCGGGCCGTGTGCGAGAACGTGGAACTGATGACCGGCCTGAAGGTGAAGGCCGTGAACGTGACCGTGCTGGGCGTGGTGCTGCCCAGGGGAGCGGCCGCTTGA
- a CDS encoding BMP family ABC transporter substrate-binding protein, producing the protein MKKSLMLALALGTAAATTLAFAQGTVRVGMAYDAGGKFDKSFNQSAYEGSQRAVKQLGVQTKDFEPTDPSQVVQGIRSFANSGFDLVIGVGFGNNASITQVAKENPDLAFGLVDDVSPAKNVASLVFSEQEGSYLVGYLAGMNSSTGVVGFVGGMDVPLIHKFEAGYTAGVKAANPKARIISQYVGTTPDAWNNPGKAKEIAASMRAKGADIIFAAAGASGNGVIDYVKQTQCLKANQLPAGVKFTSNNFANVTKSASYKQACAGNTRPLFFIGVDSNQNYLGDFDKNPATMNHGLTSMVKRVDNAVFALVKDVKNNTFKGGERRFGLKEGGVGYAVDQYNNKLISNAQVLKVEAIKNQIISGKIKVPSK; encoded by the coding sequence ATGAAGAAATCCCTGATGCTCGCCCTGGCTCTCGGCACGGCTGCCGCCACCACCCTCGCTTTCGCCCAGGGCACGGTCCGCGTAGGCATGGCCTACGACGCGGGCGGCAAGTTCGACAAGAGCTTCAACCAGAGCGCCTACGAGGGCAGCCAGCGCGCCGTCAAGCAGCTCGGCGTGCAGACCAAGGACTTCGAACCCACCGACCCCAGCCAGGTGGTGCAGGGCATCCGCTCCTTTGCCAACAGCGGCTTCGACCTGGTCATCGGCGTGGGCTTCGGCAACAACGCCAGCATCACGCAGGTCGCCAAGGAGAACCCCGACCTCGCCTTCGGCCTGGTGGACGACGTGTCCCCCGCCAAGAACGTCGCCAGCCTGGTGTTCTCCGAGCAGGAAGGCAGCTACCTGGTGGGCTACCTGGCCGGCATGAACAGCTCGACCGGCGTGGTGGGCTTCGTGGGCGGCATGGACGTGCCCCTGATCCACAAGTTCGAGGCGGGCTACACGGCGGGCGTGAAGGCGGCCAACCCCAAGGCGCGCATCATCTCGCAGTACGTGGGCACCACCCCTGACGCCTGGAACAACCCCGGCAAGGCCAAGGAAATCGCGGCCAGCATGCGTGCCAAGGGTGCCGACATCATCTTCGCGGCGGCGGGGGCCAGCGGCAACGGCGTGATCGACTACGTCAAGCAGACCCAGTGCCTCAAGGCCAACCAGCTTCCCGCGGGCGTGAAGTTCACCTCCAACAACTTCGCGAATGTGACCAAGAGCGCCAGCTACAAGCAGGCCTGCGCGGGCAACACCCGCCCGCTGTTCTTCATCGGCGTGGACAGCAACCAGAACTACCTGGGCGACTTCGACAAGAACCCCGCCACCATGAACCACGGCCTGACCAGCATGGTCAAGCGCGTGGACAACGCGGTGTTCGCCCTGGTCAAGGACGTCAAGAACAACACCTTCAAGGGTGGCGAGCGCCGCTTCGGCCTGAAGGAAGGCGGCGTGGGCTACGCGGTCGACCAGTACAACAACAAGCTGATCAGCAACGCCCAGGTGCTGAAGGTCGAGGCCATCAAAAACCAGATCATCAGCGGCAAGATCAAGGTGCCCAGCAAGTAA
- a CDS encoding divergent PAP2 family protein, protein MNTPLEDLLGNRWLWTAVLASLGAQVIKVLLILLLEGRWRPAAFMETGGMPSSHSAMVAALTTGIALEFGLGSPLFAASAVFALIVMYDATGVRHSSGVQARLLNELVEELRAVVREGFAPLPLKVLLGHTYLEVLVGTLLGIGVAFLTFRVL, encoded by the coding sequence GTGAATACCCCTCTCGAAGACCTGCTCGGGAACCGCTGGCTGTGGACGGCCGTCCTCGCCTCGCTGGGTGCCCAGGTGATCAAGGTGCTGCTGATCCTGCTGCTGGAGGGCCGCTGGCGTCCGGCCGCCTTCATGGAAACGGGCGGGATGCCCAGCAGCCACTCCGCGATGGTCGCCGCCCTGACCACCGGCATCGCCCTGGAGTTCGGCCTGGGCAGCCCCCTCTTTGCCGCCAGCGCCGTCTTCGCCCTGATCGTGATGTACGACGCGACCGGCGTGCGCCATTCCAGCGGCGTGCAGGCCCGCCTGCTGAACGAACTCGTCGAGGAACTGCGCGCCGTGGTCCGCGAGGGCTTCGCGCCCCTGCCGCTCAAGGTGCTGCTGGGCCACACCTACCTGGAGGTGCTGGTGGGCACCCTGCTGGGCATTGGGGTGGCGTTCCTGACCTTCCGGGTGCTGTGA
- a CDS encoding disulfide bond formation protein B — MTRDNRLYLAWVVALIATLGSLWFSEGRQFVPCVLCWFQRIAMYPLALLLGIAALRADLGIRPYALALAACGWVIALIQNLEDWGVIPVLRVCSARNAVPCDVHWPVWGGGLAGLNSILTIPVLSLIAFTLVIGLLAWGRERQV; from the coding sequence CTGACCCGCGACAACCGCCTCTACCTCGCCTGGGTGGTGGCCCTGATCGCCACCCTGGGCAGCCTGTGGTTCAGCGAGGGACGGCAGTTCGTGCCCTGCGTGCTGTGCTGGTTCCAGCGCATCGCCATGTACCCGCTGGCGCTGCTGCTGGGGATCGCGGCCCTGCGCGCCGACCTGGGTATCCGGCCCTACGCGCTGGCGCTGGCCGCCTGCGGCTGGGTTATCGCCCTGATCCAGAATCTGGAGGACTGGGGCGTGATTCCCGTCCTGCGCGTATGCAGCGCCCGCAACGCCGTGCCCTGCGACGTTCACTGGCCGGTGTGGGGGGGTGGGCTGGCCGGCCTGAACAGCATCCTGACCATTCCCGTGCTGTCGCTGATCGCCTTTACGCTGGTCATCGGGCTGCTGGCCTGGGGGCGGGAGAGGCAGGTCTAG
- the ligA gene encoding NAD-dependent DNA ligase LigA — protein MSQPAPGTPPSDPPAEVTQAQYQALRAEVERHARAYHEQDAPEIPDDVYDRLVRELRALEEAHPEWVGETTPTQQVGGAPSAAFQPVEHPTPMTSLDNVFDDAELAEWQEKLARSLNLPPDSDAFTYTGELKIDGLSVNLYYLDGVLQWAATRGNGRVGEMVTEQVLTVPGLPRELPGVTGELEVRGEVYLSRSDFAAFNARAEELGTPLLKNPRNGAAGALRQKDPEVTRTRNLKAIFYALGKRDAVTVRTQAEVLTWLAAQGFPTSRYSETFTGLQAAADYHRRMTAQRASFEFDADGTVLKLDSLALEAEAGFTSRAPRWAIAYKFPVEEVETVLESITVNVGRTGKLAPLAHLAPRLIEGSTVSKATLHNEDYIRDMDLRVGDTVVVRKSGGVIPQIMRVVPEKRPADVVPYVFPTHCPECGHEAVRAEGDANTYCPNPACPAQQFERLRYFVSRGAMDVRGIGEKLIEQLLSTGLVRDAADLYILSAEPLAALERSGEKKAANILAQLEASKTRPLWRLINALGIHHVGERGAQALARAFGTLDALLAATPEQIEAVPGMGGTIAQSVVAALADPSMRDLLRRLRERGLNPVEEAAPRGDALAGLSFVLTGALSRPRDEIKARLEAAGARVTGSVTKKTSYLVAGEEAGSKLDRARELEIPVLDEAGLEALLEERGV, from the coding sequence ATGAGTCAGCCCGCCCCCGGCACCCCCCCCAGCGACCCCCCCGCCGAGGTCACCCAGGCGCAGTATCAGGCCCTGCGCGCCGAGGTCGAGCGCCACGCCCGCGCCTACCACGAGCAGGACGCGCCCGAGATTCCCGACGACGTGTACGACCGGCTGGTGCGCGAGCTGCGGGCGCTGGAGGAGGCCCATCCGGAGTGGGTGGGGGAGACGACACCGACGCAGCAGGTTGGCGGCGCGCCGAGTGCCGCCTTTCAGCCCGTGGAGCACCCCACCCCCATGACCAGCCTCGACAACGTGTTCGACGACGCCGAGCTGGCCGAGTGGCAGGAGAAGCTGGCACGGTCGCTCAACCTCCCGCCCGACTCCGACGCCTTTACGTACACGGGCGAGCTGAAGATCGACGGCCTCAGCGTGAACCTGTACTACCTGGACGGGGTGCTTCAGTGGGCGGCTACCCGCGGCAATGGCCGGGTGGGCGAGATGGTGACGGAACAGGTTCTCACCGTCCCCGGCCTTCCCCGCGAGCTGCCGGGGGTCACGGGCGAGCTGGAGGTGCGCGGCGAGGTGTACCTCTCGCGCTCGGATTTCGCCGCCTTCAACGCCCGCGCCGAGGAACTGGGCACACCCCTGCTGAAAAACCCCCGCAACGGGGCCGCCGGGGCGCTGCGCCAGAAGGACCCCGAGGTGACACGGACGCGCAACCTCAAGGCCATCTTCTACGCCCTGGGCAAGCGCGACGCCGTCACCGTCAGGACGCAGGCGGAGGTCCTGACCTGGCTCGCCGCACAGGGCTTCCCGACCAGCCGCTACAGCGAGACTTTCACCGGCCTTCAGGCTGCCGCCGACTACCACCGCCGCATGACCGCGCAACGCGCCAGCTTCGAGTTCGACGCCGACGGCACGGTCCTCAAGCTCGACTCGCTGGCGCTGGAGGCCGAGGCGGGTTTCACCAGCCGCGCGCCCCGCTGGGCCATCGCCTACAAGTTCCCGGTCGAGGAGGTGGAGACGGTGCTGGAGAGCATCACGGTCAACGTGGGCCGCACCGGCAAGCTCGCGCCGCTCGCGCACCTCGCCCCCCGCCTGATCGAGGGCAGCACCGTCAGCAAGGCCACCCTGCACAACGAGGACTACATCCGCGATATGGATCTGCGCGTCGGTGACACGGTGGTCGTGCGCAAGTCGGGCGGCGTGATTCCGCAGATCATGCGGGTGGTGCCTGAAAAGCGCCCGGCGGACGTAGTCCCCTACGTCTTTCCCACCCATTGCCCGGAGTGCGGCCACGAGGCGGTGCGCGCCGAGGGCGACGCCAACACCTACTGCCCGAATCCCGCCTGCCCCGCCCAGCAGTTCGAGCGCCTGCGCTACTTCGTCAGCCGGGGGGCGATGGACGTGCGCGGCATCGGGGAGAAGCTGATCGAGCAACTCCTTTCGACCGGCCTGGTCCGTGATGCCGCCGACCTCTACATCCTGAGCGCCGAGCCGCTCGCCGCCCTGGAACGCAGCGGTGAGAAGAAGGCGGCCAACATCCTCGCGCAACTGGAGGCCAGCAAGACGCGGCCCCTCTGGCGGCTGATCAACGCGCTGGGCATCCACCACGTCGGCGAGCGGGGTGCCCAGGCCCTCGCCCGCGCCTTCGGCACGCTGGACGCGCTGCTGGCGGCCACGCCCGAGCAGATCGAGGCCGTGCCCGGCATGGGCGGTACCATCGCCCAGAGTGTGGTCGCGGCCCTGGCCGACCCCAGCATGCGTGACCTGTTGCGCCGCCTGCGGGAGCGCGGCCTGAATCCGGTGGAGGAGGCGGCCCCCCGCGGCGACGCCCTCGCCGGGTTGAGCTTCGTCCTGACCGGCGCTCTCTCGCGCCCCCGCGACGAGATCAAGGCCAGGCTGGAGGCCGCCGGGGCGCGCGTCACCGGCAGCGTCACGAAAAAGACCAGCTACCTCGTCGCCGGTGAGGAGGCGGGCAGCAAACTCGACCGCGCCCGCGAGCTGGAGATTCCCGTGCTGGACGAGGCGGGGCTGGAGGCGCTGCTGGAGGAGCGGGGCGTCTGA
- a CDS encoding bifunctional 5,10-methylenetetrahydrofolate dehydrogenase/5,10-methenyltetrahydrofolate cyclohydrolase — MTARLLPGAPAAAALLADVAARAARLPAPPRLVMVRLGDDPASVSYVRGKDRQARAAGLESTVHALPEATTQAELLALIAGLNADPAVNGILVQLPLPAHVSEQAVLHAIDPRKDVDGFHPVNVGELWAGRPALRPCTPAGILFLLDHYGLPVVGQRAVVVGRSHIVGRPLAGLLLNRDATVTVAHSRTPDLAAVTREADLLCVAVGQPHLITPGMVKAGATVIDVGINRVPGQDGGKAHLTGDVDPAVAEVAGAITPVPGGVGPMTIAQLLANTVTAAEMQAGGQGTR, encoded by the coding sequence GTGACCGCCCGCCTGCTTCCCGGTGCCCCCGCGGCCGCCGCCCTGCTCGCGGACGTGGCGGCCCGCGCGGCCCGGCTGCCTGCCCCGCCCCGCCTGGTGATGGTGCGCCTGGGCGACGACCCCGCCAGCGTGAGCTACGTGCGCGGCAAGGACCGTCAGGCGCGCGCGGCGGGGCTGGAGAGCACCGTCCACGCCCTGCCCGAAGCCACCACCCAGGCCGAACTCCTGGCCCTGATTGCCGGGCTGAACGCCGATCCGGCCGTGAACGGCATCCTGGTGCAGCTTCCCCTCCCCGCGCATGTCAGCGAACAGGCGGTGCTGCACGCCATCGACCCGCGCAAGGATGTGGACGGTTTTCATCCGGTCAACGTGGGCGAGCTGTGGGCCGGGCGGCCCGCCCTGCGTCCCTGCACGCCCGCCGGGATTCTGTTCCTGTTGGACCACTATGGGCTTCCGGTGGTGGGGCAGCGGGCAGTGGTCGTGGGCCGCAGCCACATCGTCGGGCGGCCCCTGGCGGGCCTGCTGCTCAACCGCGACGCGACCGTGACCGTCGCGCACAGCCGCACCCCGGACCTGGCCGCCGTGACGCGGGAGGCCGACCTGCTGTGCGTGGCGGTGGGCCAGCCGCACCTGATCACGCCCGGTATGGTGAAGGCGGGGGCCACCGTGATAGACGTGGGCATCAACCGCGTGCCCGGCCAGGACGGCGGCAAGGCGCACCTCACCGGCGACGTGGACCCGGCGGTGGCGGAGGTCGCGGGAGCCATCACGCCCGTGCCGGGGGGCGTCGGCCCGATGACCATTGCGCAGCTTCTGGCGAATACCGTCACCGCCGCCGAGATGCAGGCGGGCGGCCAGGGCACGCGCTAG
- a CDS encoding DsbA family protein, with product MTRLQGSNQNRTVLVIGTLIAVVLIALALFAVRSRPATQGNATNFNLAGQPVLGQENAPVTLVVFEDFKCPNCRRFEEEFLPEIRSKYIDTGKAKLVSMNFPFLAESARLPVDDSKLAAQAVECAFVQGGSEAYDRMKQILFRAQGSESEVWATKNRLKDLAGSVEGLDQAKFATCLDNDETVAAVDADEKQAQDADVGGTPSIYVNGKLVDSYDATSVSAAIDAALK from the coding sequence GTGACCAGACTTCAGGGAAGCAACCAGAACCGCACGGTGCTGGTGATCGGCACGCTGATCGCCGTCGTGCTGATCGCCCTCGCCCTCTTTGCCGTCCGCAGCAGGCCCGCCACGCAGGGCAATGCCACGAACTTCAACCTGGCCGGGCAGCCGGTGCTGGGGCAGGAAAACGCCCCGGTCACGCTGGTCGTGTTCGAGGACTTCAAGTGCCCGAACTGCCGCCGCTTCGAGGAAGAGTTCCTGCCTGAAATCCGCTCCAAGTACATCGACACCGGCAAGGCGAAGCTGGTGTCCATGAACTTCCCCTTCCTGGCGGAATCCGCCCGCCTGCCCGTGGACGACAGCAAGCTGGCCGCGCAGGCCGTCGAGTGCGCTTTCGTGCAGGGGGGCAGCGAGGCCTACGACCGCATGAAGCAGATCCTCTTCCGCGCCCAGGGGTCCGAGAGCGAGGTCTGGGCCACCAAGAACCGCCTCAAGGACCTGGCGGGAAGCGTCGAGGGCCTCGATCAGGCCAAATTCGCCACCTGCCTCGACAACGACGAGACGGTTGCCGCCGTGGACGCCGACGAGAAACAGGCCCAGGACGCGGACGTGGGCGGCACGCCCTCGATCTACGTGAACGGCAAGCTGGTGGACAGCTACGACGCCACCTCGGTCAGTGCCGCCATCGACGCGGCCCTGAAGTAA